A region of Micromonospora sp. WMMD882 DNA encodes the following proteins:
- a CDS encoding class F sortase: MSHPSDAGAPPAGGRHGRPWRAAGPTAVLLTAVLGAGLLGAGLTGQPAPRPPRPAPGAGAPGPAWSTDPDGFPTDPRGLPRATPTTITIPRIGVDAKIMKLGVEADGSVQVPPLEQAQHAGWYSRGPSPGEIGNAVVVGHVDSAYLGPAVFFDLGALLPGDLVTVGRADGRSVTFQVDAVRAYPKEQFPAELVYGPNDRAGLRVVTCGGVFDEQAREYPDNVIVFATLVSP, encoded by the coding sequence ATGAGTCACCCGTCTGACGCGGGAGCGCCCCCGGCCGGCGGCCGTCACGGGAGACCGTGGCGGGCCGCCGGCCCGACCGCGGTGCTCCTGACCGCGGTCCTCGGGGCGGGCCTGCTCGGCGCCGGGCTCACCGGGCAGCCGGCCCCGCGCCCGCCGCGACCCGCGCCCGGGGCCGGCGCGCCCGGACCCGCCTGGTCGACCGACCCGGACGGGTTCCCGACCGACCCGCGTGGCCTGCCCCGCGCCACCCCCACCACCATCACCATCCCCCGCATCGGCGTCGACGCCAAGATCATGAAGCTCGGGGTGGAAGCCGACGGGAGCGTCCAGGTGCCGCCGCTGGAGCAGGCCCAACACGCCGGCTGGTACTCCCGGGGACCGAGCCCGGGCGAGATCGGCAACGCGGTCGTCGTCGGGCACGTCGACTCGGCGTACCTCGGGCCGGCGGTCTTCTTCGACCTCGGCGCGCTGCTCCCCGGCGACCTCGTCACCGTCGGCCGCGCCGACGGCCGGTCCGTCACCTTCCAGGTCGACGCGGTACGGGCGTACCCGAAGGAGCAGTTCCCGGCCGAGCTGGTCTACGGCCCGAACGACCGCGCCGGGCTGCGGGTGGTCACCTGCGGCGGCGTCTTCGACGAACAGGCCCGGGAGTACCCGGACAACGTGATCGTCTTCGCCACCCTGGTGTCGCCCTGA
- a CDS encoding glycoside hydrolase family 6 protein → MNLWRSLSGRRRAVALAGASALVAGGLVTVPVTVAHAATQCDVAYTTNDWQGGFTANLTIKNLGDPLSNWTLGFTFPNSSQRVVQGWSARWSQSGQNVTAQNESYNGTLATGASTTLGFNGSWSGSNPKPTSFTINGVACNGGTTNPTTPPPTTTPPPTTPPPTTPPPTTPPPTTPPPTTPPPGTKVDNPYAGVKGYVNPEWKAKADAEPGGSRISNNPTAVWLDRIAAINGTDDSSSNGSMGVRDHLDAALAQGAGYIQFVIYNLPGRDCSALASNGELKPDELPKYKAEYIDPIAAIQGDAKYRSLRIINIVEIDSLPNLVTNTSNNPGGTATCDTMKANGGYVNGVGYALAKLGALSNVYNYVDAGHHGWLGWDSNFTPSANILKEAAVASGSTVNNVHGFIVNTANYSALKEPYFKVTDNVNGQTVRQSKWVDWNYYVDELGFAQAFRNELVRVGFNSNIGMLIDTSRNGWGGTARPTGPGATTSVDTYVDGGRVDRRIHKGNWCNQNGAGLGERPKVAPETGIDAYVWVKPPGESDGSSKLIPNDEGKGFDRMCDPTYTGNARNGNSMSGALPDAPISGAWFSAQFQQLMQNAYPPLS, encoded by the coding sequence ATGAATCTGTGGAGAAGTCTGTCCGGCCGCCGCCGGGCGGTCGCGCTGGCCGGCGCGAGCGCCCTGGTCGCGGGCGGACTGGTGACCGTCCCGGTCACCGTGGCGCACGCCGCGACCCAGTGCGACGTCGCCTACACGACCAACGACTGGCAGGGTGGATTCACCGCCAACCTCACCATCAAGAACCTTGGCGACCCGCTGAGCAACTGGACCCTCGGCTTCACGTTCCCGAACAGCAGCCAGCGGGTGGTGCAGGGCTGGTCGGCGCGCTGGTCGCAGTCGGGCCAGAACGTCACCGCGCAGAACGAGTCCTACAACGGCACGCTCGCCACCGGGGCCAGCACCACGCTCGGCTTCAACGGCTCGTGGAGCGGCAGCAACCCGAAGCCGACCTCGTTCACCATCAACGGCGTGGCCTGCAACGGCGGCACCACCAACCCGACCACCCCGCCGCCCACCACCACCCCGCCCCCCACCACGCCCCCGCCGACGACGCCTCCGCCCACCACGCCTCCGCCGACCACCCCGCCGCCCACCACGCCCCCGCCCGGGACCAAGGTGGACAACCCGTACGCCGGGGTGAAGGGCTACGTGAACCCGGAGTGGAAGGCCAAGGCGGACGCGGAGCCCGGCGGTAGCCGGATCTCCAACAACCCGACCGCGGTGTGGCTGGACCGGATCGCCGCCATCAACGGCACCGACGACAGCAGCTCCAACGGCTCGATGGGTGTGCGTGACCACCTGGACGCCGCCCTCGCCCAGGGCGCCGGCTACATCCAGTTCGTCATCTACAACCTGCCCGGCCGGGACTGCTCGGCGCTCGCCTCCAACGGTGAGCTCAAGCCGGACGAGCTGCCCAAGTACAAGGCCGAGTACATCGACCCGATCGCCGCGATCCAGGGCGACGCGAAGTACCGGAGCCTGCGCATCATCAACATCGTCGAGATCGACTCGCTGCCGAACCTGGTGACCAACACCTCGAACAACCCCGGCGGCACCGCGACCTGCGACACGATGAAGGCCAACGGCGGGTACGTCAACGGCGTCGGCTACGCGCTGGCCAAGCTGGGCGCGCTCTCGAACGTCTACAACTACGTGGACGCCGGGCACCACGGCTGGCTCGGCTGGGACAGCAACTTCACCCCGAGCGCCAACATCCTCAAGGAGGCCGCTGTCGCCTCCGGCAGCACGGTGAACAACGTGCACGGCTTCATCGTCAACACGGCGAACTACTCCGCCCTGAAGGAGCCGTACTTCAAGGTCACCGACAACGTGAACGGCCAGACCGTCCGCCAGTCCAAGTGGGTCGACTGGAACTACTACGTCGACGAGCTCGGCTTCGCCCAGGCGTTCCGCAACGAGCTGGTCCGGGTCGGCTTCAACTCCAACATCGGCATGCTGATCGACACCTCCCGCAACGGCTGGGGCGGCACCGCCCGGCCCACCGGTCCGGGCGCGACGACCAGCGTGGACACCTACGTCGACGGCGGTCGGGTCGACCGGCGGATCCACAAGGGCAACTGGTGCAACCAGAACGGCGCCGGCCTCGGCGAGCGGCCGAAGGTGGCCCCGGAGACGGGCATCGACGCCTACGTCTGGGTCAAGCCCCCGGGCGAGTCGGACGGCTCCAGCAAGCTGATCCCGAACGACGAGGGCAAGGGCTTCGACCGGATGTGCGACCCGACGTACACCGGTAACGCCCGCAACGGCAACAGCATGAGTGGCGCGCTGCCCGACGCCCCGATCTCCGGGGCCTGGTTCTCCGCGCAGTTCCAGCAGCTCATGCAGAACGCGTACCCGCCGCTCTCCTGA